One window of Mesoplodon densirostris isolate mMesDen1 chromosome 15, mMesDen1 primary haplotype, whole genome shotgun sequence genomic DNA carries:
- the LOC132503313 gene encoding cytochrome c oxidase subunit 6A1, mitochondrial, with product MAAAAVPRVSGLLGRSRLLSRPMSSGAHGEEGSARMWKSLTYFVALPGVGVSMLNVFLKSHHGEEERPEFVAYPHLRIRSKPFPWGDGNHTLFHNPHVNPLPTGYEDE from the exons ATGGCGGCGGCAGCGGTACCCCGGGTTTCTGGGCTGCTGGGTCGTTCCCGGCTGCTGAGCCGGCCTATGTCGAGTGGCGCCCACGGCGAGGAGGGCTCAG CTCGCATGTGGAAGTCCCTCACCTACTTCGTGGCGCTCCCCGGGGTGGGAGTGAGCATGCTGAACGTGTTCCTGAAGTCGCACCACGGAGAGGAGGAGAGACCCGAGTTCGTTGCCTACCCCCATCTCCGCATCAGGTCCAAG CCCTTTCCCTGGGGAGATGGTAACCATACCCTATTCCATAACCCTCACGTGAATCCGCTTCCAACTGGCTATGAAGACGAATAG
- the TRIAP1 gene encoding TP53-regulated inhibitor of apoptosis 1, translating into MTSESAATADAMNSVGEACTDMKREYDQCFNRWFAEKFLKGDCSGDPCTNLFKRYQQCVQKAIKEKEIPIEGLEFMGHGKEKPESSS; encoded by the exons ATGACATCCGAGAGCGCCGCCACCGCCGACGCCATGAACAGCGTAGGGGAGGCTTGCACCGACATGAAGCGTGAGTACGACCAGTGCTTCAATCGCTGGTTTGCCGAGAAATTCCTCAAGGGGGACTGCTCCGGGGACCCGTGCACCAACCTCTTCAAGCGCTACCAGCAGTGTGTTCAG AAAGCAATAAAGGAGAAGGAGATTCCTATTGAAGGACTGGAGTTCATGGGCCATGGCAAAGAAAAGCCTGAAAGCTCTTCTTGA